One Glycine soja cultivar W05 chromosome 7, ASM419377v2, whole genome shotgun sequence genomic window, aatgtttttgGAGCATTAAGTTTGAGTCTGCATGGTTGTAatctttatgcagaattttctTGTGTTCGGATTTGCTCGGACTAAAATGACCGATGAAGAATTAAGGAACATGATTAGCAAGACACTAACATGCAGAATTGATAAGAGGTAAATGTCATTGCAGCGATACTATTTGGTACAATCTTGTAACCAATCATGtttgaagagaaagaagattAACATGCTTCCTTTGCAGCGATCACCTTATACTTTTCCCATGCTTCCTTTCATTTTATGCATATTGATGCAAGTTTAACATGCAGGGAAAATTGCGAAGATAAAATGGATCAGTTCTTAAAAAGATGCTTTTACCATTCTGGTCAATACAATTCTGAGGACCACTTTTCAGAATTGGATAGCAAgctgagagagaaagaggtaaTATATTTACCATCTTCTTCTCCATAgatcagaaaatgaaaaaaaaaacaaaaaaaaaactggaagACATTTTCCACCAGAAGCAAACACACTAACAAAAATGCAAGATAATTAGATAAATCATGTTATCTGATCttatatgctatttttttttcaaatttaacataaatgtttaaaaaactGAAATACCCCTAATCTAAACATGAATCTCTTCTACTAGGGTGTGTCACTACTACTTTCTGAAAGTAGTACCTGGAAGTTGAACTGGcttcagaaaaaaaatcattattgctTCAAAGCCTGAGTGCTGAGTTTCAGAGATCTTTCTTCTCTGTAGAATAGGGTGCAAAAACCTTTAGAGCAGATGgtgatttgaaaattaaaattgtaatgcTACAAAAGAGATTTTATATTcccataattaaatttatactaataattgaTCTTGAAACTATGCTTAGATATATTTGACAATGGTCTTTTCTAGGGTGGAAAACTGTCAAACAGATTGTTTTATTTGTCAATACCTCCAAACATATTTGTGGATGTGGTGAGATGTGCTAGTCTTAAAGCTTCTTCAAAAGATGGATGGACAAGGGTTATTGTTGAAAAGCCATTTGGTCGTGACTCAGAATCATCTAGTGAGCTAACAAAGAGTTTGAAGCAGTACCTCACTGAAGATCAAATATTCAGGTGCATTTGATTCTTTTCTTACTTTAACAAGCTAAAGTAAAAAGCTTGGACTCATTGGAATTTCTTTAGGATTGACCATTACTTGGGTAAGGAGCTTGTGGAGAATCTATCAGTGCTTCGCTTTTCAAATCTTGTTTTTGAGCCTCTGTGGTCCCGAAATTACATTCGCAATGTGCAGATAATATTTTCTGAAGATTTTGGAACTGAAGGAAGAGGGGGGTGAGTACTGAGTAATTTTATGTCTTGTATGTTTCTTGATGGTATTCCAGAGAAATGATAATTCACACAATTAATTGAACTGTCTTTGTGTTTTTCTTTAGTTATTTTGATCACTATGGAATCATTCGTGATATAATGCAAAATCATCTTCTGCAAATACTAGCATTGTTTGCAATGGAAACACCTGTAAGCTTGGCTGCTGAGGACATCAGAAATGAAAAGGTACATCTCTTCTGTCTGTCTATCCATAGTAAacctatttaataatattttattactgCTTCAATTCTATCCTCCTAAATATCCTATAATGTTATGGAAAGATTCCAGCCAATATAATGATGTTCAGTGATTACTGAGAATGGTCTCAACTCAGGTGAAGGTTCTGAGATCAATGAGACCACTGGAGCTTGAAAATGTTGTTGTTGGTCAATATAAGGGCCACAGCAAGGGTGGTAAATCACATCCTGCTTATACAGATGATCCAACTGTTCCAAAGGGTAGTCTTACTCCAACATTTGCAGCAGCAGCTCTTTTTATTGACAATGCCAGATGGGATGGGGTTCCTTTTCTCATGAAAGCTGGCAAGGCTCTCCATACTAAACGGTATGCaatatttcttctttatttaggTAAATTATGTCTTTGAATTTGCTGTGCATTCTCTGGAATTATTACAAAAGAAAACTCCAAAAAAAATGTATCCAGTGCAGAAATCAGAGTACAATTCAGACACGTCCCAGGTAACTTATACAAGAGGAATTTTGGAACTGATCTGGACAAAGCCACAAATGAGCTTGTGCTTCGTGTACAACCTGATGAAGCTATATATTTGAAGATCAACAATAAAGTTCCTGGTCTTGGAATGAGATTAGACAGAAGTGACCTGAATTTGCTTTTCCGAGCAAGGTATAAGATCTATTAGACATGTTCTGCATAGAGTTGGCTGAATTAAATTCAATTGTAAAAGTTGTTGATTAAACATTACTgataattcaatttaaattgaaaatttgaagtCAAAATGTTAATATAGTTAGCTCAGTGGACACAGAAGATTGTTTTTCTCAATGAAGGTATCTTATAAAATACTAGATGCATATTAAGTTACACTTCCCTGCAATATTGGAGTTAGGTTTTCCCATGGAATTTACTGTTTTGACCCTTGTAAATAATTTGTTCCTATTGTGACATTTCCTTCTTCATAATTATCCTTGGAGATAACTCTTGCTTGTGAAATATAGCTTAACAATCTTATAAGATTCCATCAGCTAAGAATGGTCATGATATTGGACGAAATACATTTTATTGATAAGGGCATTAATATACAACTTTCAATTTCTATGAAGGTATCCAAGAGAAATACCAGATGCATATGAGAGGTTACTCTTAGATGCCATTGAAGGTGAGCGAAGGCTGTTCATTAGAAGCGATGAGCTTGATGCAGCTTGGGCACTATTCACTCCTTTGCTAAAGGAAATTGAAAACAAGAAGATTGCTCCAGAGCTCTACCCCTATGGTAGCAGAGGACCGGTTGGAGCACATTACCTTTCTGCAAAGCACAATGTAAGATGGGGAGATCTTGGTGAAGACTAATAAATGGCAGAGCTCTCTTGTGATCAAGCACACTCATTATCAGTTTCTTTTCCATCACATTATAGGACAGCTCCGTGCTTGCCTTGCCATCTGTTGGAAGGAGGAAATTTCGTATAGAATGATAGCATACTTTTTAATGCACTATAGCCTGTGCTTTCCACACTGATGGcaagttgatttaaaataatgacTATTGCA contains:
- the LOC114417970 gene encoding glucose-6-phosphate 1-dehydrogenase, chloroplastic-like, yielding MASILCPSLTIVTSYAFSNEPKLVSKFTAVTGNSYSPLWLSCTRPGNPARNHFQLKSSNGLPQNAVSSNDGLAGSSLAKEDGKPQPLEGPFPFPDSEYTGSNLSITVVGASGDLAKKKIFPALFALFYEDWLPENFLVFGFARTKMTDEELRNMISKTLTCRIDKRENCEDKMDQFLKRCFYHSGQYNSEDHFSELDSKLREKEGGKLSNRLFYLSIPPNIFVDVVRCASLKASSKDGWTRVIVEKPFGRDSESSSELTKSLKQYLTEDQIFRIDHYLGKELVENLSVLRFSNLVFEPLWSRNYIRNVQIIFSEDFGTEGRGGYFDHYGIIRDIMQNHLLQILALFAMETPVSLAAEDIRNEKVKVLRSMRPLELENVVVGQYKGHSKGGKSHPAYTDDPTVPKGSLTPTFAAAALFIDNARWDGVPFLMKAGKALHTKRAEIRVQFRHVPGNLYKRNFGTDLDKATNELVLRVQPDEAIYLKINNKVPGLGMRLDRSDLNLLFRARYPREIPDAYERLLLDAIEGERRLFIRSDELDAAWALFTPLLKEIENKKIAPELYPYGSRGPVGAHYLSAKHNVRWGDLGED